TCGTTGTTCTTCGGCTGGTAGGTCGAGAAGTACGCGATGAACGCGATGACGACGATGATCGCGGCGAGGATGATGTTCCGATTGAACGGCGTTAGTTGGAAGTTCATTGTCCGATCACCGCCGGCGAGAGCTGACCGGTCATCGTGAACGTCACGTTGCCGCCCGCGCTCAGATTTCTGCCCAACTCAGTCGAGCTGTTCGAAAGTGTCGCGTCGCCGAACATGTCCGACGCGTCGAGATTCAGCATGAGGTCCGCGATCTCGCGGTACGTGGTGGTCTTGCCCGTGAGCGCGACCGAACCGCCATCGCCTTCGTGCGTCACGCCGACGTTCGTGTACCAAACGCCGCCGGGCGTCACTTGCCCAAGCGCCTTGAGCACCTCAGCGAGCTGTATCGGGCTCTGCTTGATGCGCTCGAGCAATTCTGCCTTGGCTTGCAGCTGCGTGACTTCGTCGCGCAGGTCGTCGACTTCTTTGACCTGCGCCTGCTCGACCGCGACCCTTTGCGTCTCGGCGTCGATCTTTGTGTTGATATCCGCGATCTGGTTGTTCATCCACCACGAGAATCCGATGATCGCAAGGATCTCGGCGACGATGATGATCAGCCCGACCGCCATGCCGCGATCGAAAACGACGATCGGCTTGCGTTGTGCGCTCGGAAGCAGGTTGATGTTGATCATGCTCGTGCCCTCGAGTCCGTCTTGTCTGTGCTCATGCCGACACCGCCACGCGGCCCGCTTCGGGCACGAGGTCG
Above is a genomic segment from Candidatus Eremiobacteraceae bacterium containing:
- a CDS encoding PilN domain-containing protein yields the protein MININLLPSAQRKPIVVFDRGMAVGLIIIVAEILAIIGFSWWMNNQIADINTKIDAETQRVAVEQAQVKEVDDLRDEVTQLQAKAELLERIKQSPIQLAEVLKALGQVTPGGVWYTNVGVTHEGDGGSVALTGKTTTYREIADLMLNLDASDMFGDATLSNSSTELGRNLSAGGNVTFTMTGQLSPAVIGQ